CGGCTTTGGAAATATTGGCTCGAGAGTAGCTGTTCGCGCAAAAGCTTTTGGTATGGAGATCATCGCTTATGATCCATATATTGACCCATCTAAAGTTATCGACATGGGCGGTACTTATACTAAAAATTTTGATGATATTTTAGCATGTGATTTTATCACGATACATACACCAAAAACTAAAGAGACAACAAATATGATCGGCGCCAAAGAGATCGCAAAAATGAAAGATGGCGTAAGACTTATAAACTGCGCTAGAGGCGGTCTTTATAATGAAGAAGCACTTTATGAAGGGCTAAAAAGTGGCAAAATAGCATTTGCCGGTATTGATGTTTTTACAAGAGAGCCAGCAACTGATCATCCACTTCTTGATCTAAATAATGTAAGCGTCACTCCACATCTTGGGGCAAATACGCTTGAATCGCAGCGAAATATCGCAGTAGAGGCAGTCGAGCAAGCTATTTTATCAGCTCGCGGTATAAGCTATCCAAATGCGTTAAATTTACCTATAAAAACAGAAGATCTACCGCCATTTGTTGAGCCTTATATCGATCTTACAAGCAAGATGGCATTTCTTGCTGCACAGATCAATAAAAGCGCTATCAAGGCTATCCGCATAGAAACTCACGGTCAAATCAGCGAATACGCAAATTCACTACTAACATTTGCCATAGTTGGTGCACTAAAAGAGAGTCTAGGTGATGCGATAAACTACGTAAATGCCAAATTTTTATGCGATGAAAAAGGCATAGTAACAGAAACCATTGCTGGTGGTGATAGCATTTTTAAAAATAAAATCACTGTTCGCATCACGACCGAAAAAGGCATCGCAACAGTTGGTGGCACGGTATTTGGTGAAAATCAGCAACGTATCGTAACAATAAATGGATTTAAGACCGACTTTAAGCCAAAAGGTAAGATGATCATCTTTAAAAACCATGATGTGCCAGGCGTTATTGCTCAGATTAGTAAAATTTTAGCTGACGAGAAGATAAACATTGCAGACTTCCGCCTTGGTAGAGATGATCACAATATGGCACTTGCTGTTATCTTGGTTGATGAACATATAAAAGCAGAAACGTTAGAGAGACTAAACGCACTTGAAGCTTGTGTTTGGGCTCAATACGCAGTTATATAAAATTTTGAAAGGATAAAAAATGGCTTCATATTCAATGGGCGATCTAAAAAAAGGGCTAAAGATCGAGATCGATGGCGTTCCTTATAAAATCGTAGAATATCAACACGTTAAACCGGGCAAAGGTGCAGCTTTTGTTCGTGCAAAAATCAAATCTTTTATCGACGGAAAAGTGCTTGAAAAGACTTTTCATGCAGGCGATAAATGCGAGCAACCACATCTTGAAGAAAAAGAGATGCAGTATCTTTATGATGATGGTGAGTATTGTCAATTTATGGATACAGTTACTTATGAGCAAGTTGCTATCAGCGACGAGGATGTGGGTGATGTTAAAAAATGGATGATCGATGGCATGATGGTTGAAATTTTATTTCACAATGGCAATGCGATCGGCGTTGAAGTGCCACAAGTAGTTGAGCTAAAGATAGTTGAGACTCCACCAAATTTCAAGGGTGATACGCAAGGCGGTAAAAAGCCAGCTACTCTTGAGAGTGGCGCGGTAGTTCAGATACCATTTCACGTACTTGAGGGCGAAGTAATTCGTGTTGATACAGTTCGTGGCGAGTATATCGAGCGTGCAAATAAATAAAGCAGCTTAATATTTCTTGCTAAATTTATGTTTAGTAAATCTAATGCTTAGCTAAAGTCACTATTTAAAAAGTATTGGCTTTAGCAAAAAAACTTCATTTCTACATTGTGAAATTTCAAACAGTGTTAGCTTAGAATACACAAAATTTTTATATTTTATAAAAATCCAAATATAGCCAAATATCAGCTCATAAAATTTTTAAGAATCAAAAAATATATAAAAAAATGAAAATTCTTAGCGAGATAAGTAAATGTTTTAACTATAAAATTTTTATATTAGGATAGTAGAACCGTAAGTCAAAAACAGGGGAAAAACGAGACGGTTTCCCGTCTCGGTAGCTAGCATTAAGCCGACTTTTCTTTGAGATATTTGTTTATAAGAGTTGTGATCTCTTCACCGTGAGGAAATCTCGCTTCATCATTTCCGATGCGATCTTTCTTAGAAAATATAACATCTCCATTAACCTCGACGATGAAATTTCCACCATCACCTATAACCTTTTCGACTCTTGCATCACTAAAGTTCGCTTTTATTTCATCTTCTACACGAGAAGCTACCGGACGATAGTTTCAAGAGTTGCAGTAAATAATTTTTACTTGCATGCTCTGTCCTTTCTTGTGAAATAAGCCAACATTATATAGAATTTTACTTAACAAATAAAACATATTATTGTAAAGGATAAATTTATGAAAAAAGTTGCTGTGATTTTAGCTGAAGGATTTGAGGAGATAGAAGCACTAACTTCTGTTGATGTTTTACGTAGAGCTGGAGCGATAGCTTCTATTATTGGGCTAAATGACGTAAACATTAAAGGATGCCACAATATATGTGTAAAAGCCGATGTGACACTTCGCGAGATGAAAGAGCTAGACTACGATGCGATCGTCCTTCCTGGTGGACTTCCAGGAGCTAGCAATCTAGCAAACGATACAAGGCTCAAAGCAATTTTGCAAAATTTTGATAAAAGCAATAAGCTTATTTGTGCCATTTGTGCTGCTCCTATGGTGCTTGAGAGTGCTGGTGTGCTAAAAGATCATTTTGTTTGTTATCCAGGATTCGAAGAAAATGTAAGAAGCGATAAAAGAGGCTACATGAGCGATAAAAACGTGCTAAAAGATCAAAACATCATCACAGGAAAGGGTCCTGCATTTTCAATGGAATTTGCACTTTTTATAGTTAAAAATTTACTTGGCGATGAAGCCTATCTTCAAGTAAAGAATGATTTACTTTATAAATAGCTTATAAAGATAAAATAGTTTTTTATTTAATTATTCTTTTTAAACTTAAGATTAGATTTTGTTTAGTGATAGTTATAAAAGTTCTATATATACGAGCTTGTAGCTTTTAAGAATATTTTTCAAAAAAATATAATAAATTTTTGATTTTTTACATCTTTTTGACGAAAATTAGCTATTATCACACTAACCGAATAAATCGGTAATTTTTTTAAGGAACACTCCTGTGAATATTTATGTAGGAAATTTGTCGTATAGAACGACAGAGGCAGAATTGAAGGAAGCTTTTGCACAATTTGGTGAAGTAAAGCGCGCAAAGATCGTAAAAGATAGAGAAACTGACCGCTCAAAGGGTTTTGGTTTTGTTGAGATGGATGACGCAAATGAAGGACAAAGAGCCATAGACGGGCTAAATGAAAAAGAACTAGGCGGACGTACTTTAAGGGTAAATGAGGCCAGACCAAGGGATTAATGACTATTTGCCACCAAATGGTGGCATAGTATCCCGCATAGCTCCTACGCCTAGTGGGTTTTTGCATGCTGGTAACGCTTATAACTTCATCCTAACTTATCTTTTGACACGTTCAGTAAGTGGCATTTTGCACTTACGTATTGATGACTATGACCTTAGTAGATACCGGCGCGAGTTCGTTCAAAATATCTTTGATGTTTTAGAATTTTTGGGGCTTGAATGCGATAAAGGGCCTGTCTACACGAGTGATTTTGAGCAAAATTTTAGCTTTAAAGTAAGAGCTAAAAGATACGAAGATGTACTTAAAAAACTAGATGAAATTTATATCTGTGAATGTTCAAGGACTACAAAAGGTGCCTATAAAAACGACATTTACACAAAAATATGCAAAGATAAAAACCTAAAATTTATAAAAGATAAAACCGCCATTAGATTAAACATTGATGAAGACGATGAGCTTGGCAAGGCTGTATCAGCGCAGATGGGCGATTTTGTAATTTATAAAAAGGATTTTACTCCAGCTTATAATTTTGCAAGTGTGATAGATGATGAGGATATGGGCGTAAATTTGGTTGTTAGAGGGGAAGATCTGCTACCTTGTACACTAGCTCAAAGATACATCGCAAAAAGGCTAAAATTTAACTTCTCAGAGGCAACTTTTATTCATCATAAGCTGCTTTTAAAAGATGGCAAAAAACTATCCAAAAGTTCAAAATCACCGCCAATCGATCTAAGATCTAATCCGCAAATCTATTACAAAATATTAGCAAATGATCTTGGATTGGATATAAAGTCAACAGATAAAATTTCAAATCTTCTTTACGAGTTTAAGCTAAAAAATATAGCTAAAAATTTTTGCAAAGTATGAGCTAAATTTATACTGTATATGCAGTTTATCCCCGCCTTGATCTTTTGCTTTGATTAGCCATGTATTGCTTTGATTATTTGAGCTTTGTCTCAAAAAATGCACTAAAAAGCGAGTTTATGCCTTGCTTTGTAAATTTCTCCATTATCTTTTCGATCTGCGGTTTTTCTTGCCAGACGGGCTCATCTACGAGGCTCATTTTTGCTAGCTCATTTTGAGCGTCTATGTAGCTGCCAAGGCTATCAATTAGCCCAATTTTTAGGGCGTTGTGTGCCAAAAAGACCCTTGCATTTGCCCACTCGTCTTTTTTCTTGATGTCTAAATTTCTAGCCTCCGCCACGTCACTTACAAAGAGCATGTAAGCGTCATTTACGAGCCCTTGCAAGCTCTCACGCTCCTGCTTGCTCCAGCTCCTCATAAATGTGCCAGCCTCTTTAAACTCGCCAGCTTTCACCACCTGCTCGCTCACGCCTAAATTTTTGGCTAAATTTTCGATGTTTGCCCCTTGCATGATGACGCCGATCGAGCCTATGAAAGCGCCCGGGTTTGCAATGATAGTATCAGCATTTACGCCAGCGTAGTAGCTGCCGCTTGCCATGTTGCCAGCTGCGTATGCGAGTACTTTTTTGCTCTCTTTTAGTCGCTTGACTGCCATAGCTAGCTCCACGCTTGGACTTAGCGCACCGCCTGGGCTGTCGATGTAGAGCAGCACGCCTTTGATGTTGTTATCCAGCCTTGCTTTTTCGAGCGCATCTAAAATTTCGCTTGTGTCCATTATCGTGCCTGTGATGTCGATGCGGGCTAAATTTGGCTCTTTCATCTTACCATCTGGCGCAAATACGAAAAATAAGATCAGTAAAAATATGATCGCCTTAAAGTAGTTGCTGATAAATTTAAAAATTCCCAAAATTCCTCTAAAAATAAGCCTTAAAATTTGCAAATTTTGCCTCCAATATATAGTTTTTTGGCTTCATTTGTGTGAAGTATGAGCTGCAAAATTAGCTCGCTGTCATCGCACTCTAGGTCGCTATAGATTGCGATATCAGCTGCACGTCCTGCCTTTATCTCGCCGTTATTTGTCCTAAGTGCCTTTGCGCCACCATGCGTTGCAGCGACAAAAAGCCTAGTGGCAAGCTCGTTTAGATCAAGGCTAGCGTGGGTAAATAGGGCAGCCCTTAGTTCATGCCAGAAATTTAGGCTGATATTTGAGCTAAGGCCATCTGTACCGATATTTAGGCTGACATCATTTTTAAAAATTTCTTTTAAATTTAACGCCTTTTTGCCAAGCAGTCTATTTGAAACGGCACAGTGTGTCACGCTGTGATAGGGCTTAAATTTAGCAAAATCACTCACATAAACGCAGTGCGTAAAGAGCGTATTTATCTCACGAAACATCTCAAAATAGCTCTTCGTGTCATACATTGGCTTTGGGGCCGGATTAAATCTTAAAAGATGTTTTTTAAACCCTCCGGTGCCACGCTCTAACCACTGCTTTTCAGCCTTGCTCTCTAAAAAGTGCGTGCTTACAAGTAGCTCATCTTTTTTAGCCATTTCAAGGGCGGCTTTGGCGAGCTTGGGGTGCACAGAGTAGGGTGAGTGCAGCGAGATAGCTGGGGTGAAATTTTTACTTTTATAGCCCTTTGTCTTTTCAAATTTGGCTAAGAAATTTTGTAAATTTTGTTCGCACAGCTGCTCGTTTGAGCCTAAAATTTCACTAAAAAGCACGACTTTTAGTGGGCTAGCGGCTAAAATTTCAAGATCCGAGCCAAAGCTAGATATCTCGCCAATGGTGCAAACTCCGCTTTTTAGCATCGAATTTATAGCTTCATTCATCGCCTTTTTAGCATCCATCTTAGCTAGCTCACCACCTTTATCGATGATGGAGCCAAGCCATTTTATAAAATCACCACATTTTAGGGTGCTGACGTTTGAGCTAAACTCCAAATGAACGTGCGAGTTTATAAAGGCTGGGGCAACCACGCTATCATCAAAGTCACAAATTTTAGCCTCTTTAAATTTCTTTTGCGCCTCTTTTTCGTTTAAAATTTCTAAAATTTTACCCTCATCAATGACAACACAAGAATTTTTAAAAATTTTTGGATTTTCTCCGCCAGTGATGATCTTTTTTGCTTTTAGAATTTCCATTTTTGGCCTTAAATTTTTGTTATTGTAGCGAAAATTTAGGAACGAAAATGTATAATTTAGGCTATTTAATCAAAAAGGAGTGACATGGATAAGAAGCTAAAAATAATGGTTATCCAAGGCCCAAATATCAACATGCTTGGCGCTAGAGAGCCAGGAATTTACGGCGTTATGAAGATGGAGGACATCCACTCTCAAATGAAGATTGTCGCCGATCAAAATGACGTCGAGATCGAGTTTTTTCAAAGCAACCTTGAGGGTGAGCTAGTTGATAAGATCCAAGAGTGTTTGGGCGATGCAGACGGCATCATCATAAACCCAGCTGCCTACACTCACACATCTATCGCTATCCGCGATGCGCTAAGTGCGGTTGCGCTGCCAGTTATTGAGGTGCATATCAGCAACGTTTATAGAAGAGAAGAGTTCCGCCATAAAAGCCTCATTGCGCCAGTTGCAGCAGGTCAGATCGTGGGTTTTGGACCAGTTGGCTATCATTTAGCAATGATAGGAATGCTTCAAATTTTTGAGCAGATAAAAGCAGTAAGAGCAAATCAAAACGCACAATGAATTTTATCTTAAAGGACGAAAACGCCGTATTTTACGAGTGCGGCTATAGCTGCGACAATGAGTTTTTGCTGTGTCTTGACGGCGTGAAATACTTTTTCACGGATGCGAGGTATTACTTCGAGGCAAAAAGCTGCGTAAATGCTGGTGTGGTCGTTCTTTTGGCACAAAGAAATTTAATAAGCGAGGTCAGAGCATTTTTAAGGAAAATAAAGCCAAGCAGCCTCGTTTTTAACCCTGACGAGTTAAGCTTAAGCGAGTTTAATGCACTTAGCAAGGGCTTTAAGATAAATTTCAAGCCAAAGGCAAATTTCTCTAGGCTAAAGAGAATTTGCAAGAGCGAAGATGAGATAAAAATTTTAAAAAAGGCTAGCGAATTTGGAGCAAAATGCTTTGATGAATTTGCCAAATTTGTCCGTGAAAATGGCGAAGGAATGAGCGAAAAAGAGCTTCATTTTAATGCTTCGCTCATATTTAGGCAAAAAAACGAGCTAGGTCTTAGCTTTGATCCGATCGTGGCGATAAACGAAAATGCCGCAAAGGCGCATGCGCTGCCTGGGGATAAAATTTTAAAAAAAGGCGATTTGTTGCTACTTGATGCGGGGGTTAAATTTAACCGCTACTGCTCTGATCGCACTAGAACCGCTTGCTTTGATGAAAATTTTAACTTCTCAAAGGAGCAAAAATTTACAAACGCCAAGATGCAAGAAATTTACGAGATCGTAAAAGAGGCTCAGGCTGCTGCAATAAAGGTCGCTAGAGCTGGCATTAGGGCGTGCGAGATAGACCTTGTAGCAAGAAATGTGATAGCAAAGGCTGGATATGAAAAGGCCTTTTTTCACTCGACAGGACATGGTGTGGGAGTCGATATACACGAGCTTCCAGTCATCTCAGCAAGAAGCGAAACGCTCATAAAAGAGGGCATGGTCTTTAGCGTGGAGCCTGGAATTTATCTAGAAAATGAATTTGGCGTACGCATCGAGGATGTGGTGGTCGCAAGAGAAGGTGGGTGCGAAATTTTATGAGGCTAGCTGGAGCAAGAAAGATCGCAAGAAGCCGTTTTTGCCCTAGTTTTTTTCATAAAAGAGATGAGTTTAAGTATGAGGCGCTAGTTGGTATGGGTGGCAACATCGGTGACAGCGCAAAGAGGTTTGATAGATTTATAAGAGCGATTACAAGTGATAGCAGGTTTCATGTAGTTGAAGTCTCGCCGATCCTTATAAATGCGGCGTTTGGCTACGAAGTGCAGGATGATTTTAGTAACGCTGTTATAAATTTACAAACATCTCTGGGGCCTAGAAATTTACTAAAAATTTTAAGGCACTATGAGAGTAAATTTAAGCGCGTGAGGACATTTAAAAATGCACCACGTACGCTTGATCTGGATATTTTGTATTTTAGTAAAAAAGTCTATAAAACGCCGCGTCTTATCGTCCCGCATCCAGGAGCCGATAAGAGGCTTAGCGTGATCGTGCCACTAGGGCTTATGAGAGGTTAAAAGGATATAAATGGCTACAAAATTTCATACTTTTACAGGTGAGAGCACCATTGAGGCTTTGAAAAAGGCTCAAGAGACGTGCGGCGAGAAGGCCATACTCGTTACTACAAAGCAAATTCAAGCCAAAACAATAAACAAAAAGCCACTTTATGAGATTTTAGTAAGTGTCGAAGAGGACGACGTTAAACAGCCTCCAAAGCCAAATGCAAAAGCCATTAACTACGAGAATGCCTACTCAAAATTTAGCAAAAACTATGAGCCGCCAAAGCCAAAATTTGAGATAAAAGAGGAGCCTGCTAAATTTGAGCAAAAGACTATGTCGCCTGAGCCATACGATCCAAATGAGAGCGTGCTTTTAAATATCTCGGCTGCTGCAAAAGAGATAAGTACAATTGCAAATGTCGATATGAACGAGATCAAAGAGCCAAATACAAATGGCATGAATAAAAAAATAGACGACGTAGCAAAGCAAGTAAGCGTGCTAAGCGAAAAAATAGGGCTGATAACTGACATGATCTGGGACGAAAAAGCTCCAAATCGCAATAATCTCTCTATCCCGCCAGAATTTGCTAGCATCTACAAGCTCGCAAAACAAAGCGGTATGAAAGAGGAGCATTTGGAAGCGATAATGCAAACTACGCTTGAAAATTTGCCAGTTTCGATGAAAAGCAATCCAACCGCGGTAAAAAGGTACTTCTACTCACTTTTGCGAAATATGCTACCTTGCAGAAAAGAGCCAAGCGATAAAAAACAACGTATAATGATGCTAGTTGGTCCAACTGGAGTTGGTAAGACGACGACTCTTGCAAAGCTAGCGGCTCGTTTTGCCTACGGCAACGAAAAGCGCTATAAAACAGGTATCATCACGCTTGATACGTACCGTATCGGAGCGGTTGAACAGCTATTTCAGTATGCAAAGATGATGAAGCTACCTATACTTGATGTTATCGAGATAGATGACTTTCAAAATGCTATCAAACAGCTTAATTATTGTGATGTGATACTTATAGACACGACTGGAAATTCACAGTATGACAAAGAAAAACTTGAAAGGCTTGATAAATTTTTAAAGCATAGTGGTGCAAAGATCGATGTAAATTTAGTCCTTTCGGCTGGCTCAAAGGTTGAAGATCTAATAGAAATTTATAATGGGTTTTCATTTTTGGATATTGACACGCTAATAATCACCAAATTTGATGAGACAAAAATTTTTGGCAATGTCTTTTCGCTGATATATGAAACAAATACGCCAGTTAGCTACTTTAGCGTGGGCCAAGAGGTGCCTGATGATCTTGTGGAGGCAAAGAGCGAATTTTTAGTAGAGTGCGTGTTTGACGGCTTTACAAAGCAAAAGGCTAGCGATGAATAATCAAGCGCAAAAGTTACAAAGTTTAGTCCAGTCTCAAAGCAAGAGCAAAAATACGCATTTTATTGCGATAACTAGCGGTAAAGGCGGTGTTGGTAAGAGTACGATAAGTGCAAATTTAGCAAATGTTTTATCAAAAAATGGCTACAAAGTAGGGCTTTTTGACGCTGATATCGGCCTTGCAAACCTTGATGTCATCCTAAATGTAAAAATGGGTAAAAATTTACTTCACGTGCTAAAAGGCGAGTGCAGCCTAAAAGATATCTTGATACCTATAAATAAAAATTTGATCCTCATTCCTGGCGAAAGCGGCGATGAAATTTTAAAATTTAACAATCAATTTTTATTTGAGAGGTTTTTGGATGAGGCGAGCGAGCTTGATGAGCTTGATTTTTTGATCATCGATACTGGAGCTGGCATAGGTGGTAGCACGCAGCTATTTTTAGAAGCGGCTGATGAGGTCGTGGTGGTGACTGTGCCTGATCCTGCGGCGATAACTGATGCGTATGCGGTCATAAAGATCGTTTCAAGGTTTAAAAATAGTGAGCTTTTGCTTTTAAATATGGTAAAAAATGAAGCAGAAGCGACTAGAATTTATGAAAATATCAAACGTGTTGCTAATGCAAATATTGGGCCTAGCTTAAATTTAGAGCTTATAGGATTTGTGGCTTCTGATAAGAATGTTTCAAGAAGTATAAAACAACGAACGCTTTTTACAGACGACGCTGCTTATGCTGAGCCTAGTGCCCAGATAAAACAGATAGCTTCGAATTTACTTTATAGGTTGGAACGAAAAGTGCTTAACGATGAGCAAAGCAGGAGCTTTGGGGGCTTCTTTAAGCGTTTGATAGAACAATTTTAATGGAGATTGAGCTTTGCGTGCAGAAAATTTTATAGCATTTTTTACGGTTTGTGGTTTTTTTGTAGGTATAGTTTTTACCTTGCTAAAGGTGAGTGAGCCTATCGAAATGCTTGTTTATACACTAGTTATTACTTTGTTTTTTTATCTTATAATTCACATTGTTATCATGAACTACATCGATGTGAAAAGGGCTTTAACTAAAATTTTTGACAAACAAAAGCACGAAGAGATCGCAGACTATCTCATCTCTGAGCTAAATACTAGAGAAAAGCGTATGGAAAATATAATGGTAAAAATGACTGCTGAAAATTTTGATTCTGGTAAACGAAATGCACGAACTAAAGCAAAAGCAGCTTAACGCTTATAAAAACACGATAAAAAAGGAACAAGACGAAATCGTCTTAAAATATATGCCAGCACTGCGTGCAATGGCATTTAGGCTTAAAGAGAGGCTACCATCAAGTATAGATACAAATGACCTAATAAGCATTGGCGTTGAAGAGATGATAAAACTTAGCAGGAAGTATGACAAGGAGCAAAATGACTCTTTTTGGGGTTATGGTAAGAAGAGAATTTATGGATCTATGCTTGATTACCTAAGGACTCTTGATGTTGTTAGCAGAAGTGATAGAAAACTTGTAAAGAGTATAAATAGTGAGATAGATAATTATTTCAATGAGCATGAAGAAGAGCCAAGCGATGAGTATTTGGCTGAAAAACTTAATGAAGATATTGAAAAGATAAGAGAGGCCAGAGGCGTTAGCGGTATTATCACTATTTTGCCAATAGACGAGCAAATGGAGCTAATTGGTCAAAATGATGTCGAGAAAAGCATTGAGAGAGAGGATCTTATTTTAAAAATAGAAGAAGCTTTAAAAGATTTTGACGAAAGAGATCAGATGTTGGTTCAGCTTTATTATTATGAAGAGCTAAATTTAAAAGAGATAAGCCAGATCATGAATATCAGCGAGAGTAGAATTTCACAAATTCATAAACGCTTGCTTGATCGTATCAGGCGTAGCTTGGGGGTTTAATGGCTGATATTTTAAGTCAAGAAGAGATAGACGCGCTACTTGAAGTTGTTGATGAAGACGGTGATACGAGTAATTTCGAGGTCGAAGAGAGATCGCAAGGCGAACAAAAACAGATTGTTATTTATGATTTTAAGCGTCCAAACCGCGTTAGTAAAGAGCAACTTCGTGCGATAAAAGGCATCCATGATAAGCTTGCCAGAAATTTGGCTAGTCAAATTTCTAGTGTTATGAGAAGTATCGTCGAGATCAGACTTCACAGTGTTGATCAAATGACTTATGGCGAATTTTTGATGAGTTTACCAAGTCCAACTAGTTTCAACGTCTTTTCTATAAAACCGCTTGATGGAAACTGTGTTTTGGAGATAAATCCAAGCATTGCTTTTCCGATGATAGATCGTTTGCTTGGCGGAACTGGTGAAAATTTTGAGGCAAATAGAGAACTAACCGATATTGAAGTAAATTTGCTTGATGCGGTGCTTAGAATGATCATGCAGCGTCTTAAAGAGAGCTGGTCAATGATAACTGATATGTACCCAAATGTGGAAGCTAAGGAGAGCAGTCCAAATGTCGTACAGATCGTCTCTCAAAATGAGATCGTCATCATGGTCGTTATGGAGATCATAGTCGGTGGCTCAAGCGGTATGATAAATTTATGCTATCCGGTTATCTACCTTGAACCGATACTCTCACGCCTTGCAAACAGAGACATTATGCTTGGTGAAACAAGTGCAAA
The sequence above is drawn from the Campylobacter concisus genome and encodes:
- a CDS encoding RNA recognition motif domain-containing protein, with product MNIYVGNLSYRTTEAELKEAFAQFGEVKRAKIVKDRETDRSKGFGFVEMDDANEGQRAIDGLNEKELGGRTLRVNEARPRD
- the serA gene encoding phosphoglycerate dehydrogenase, which codes for MMKTIIVCDAIHPVGFELLKKEQDINVIDAVNTPKDELLKILGEADVAITRSSTEVNEAFLNAGKKLKAIVRAGVGVDNVDIEGCSRRGIIAMNVPTANTIAAVELTMAHMLASARSLEYAHNDLKLDRIWKREKWYGVELFKKKLGVIGFGNIGSRVAVRAKAFGMEIIAYDPYIDPSKVIDMGGTYTKNFDDILACDFITIHTPKTKETTNMIGAKEIAKMKDGVRLINCARGGLYNEEALYEGLKSGKIAFAGIDVFTREPATDHPLLDLNNVSVTPHLGANTLESQRNIAVEAVEQAILSARGISYPNALNLPIKTEDLPPFVEPYIDLTSKMAFLAAQINKSAIKAIRIETHGQISEYANSLLTFAIVGALKESLGDAINYVNAKFLCDEKGIVTETIAGGDSIFKNKITVRITTEKGIATVGGTVFGENQQRIVTINGFKTDFKPKGKMIIFKNHDVPGVIAQISKILADEKINIADFRLGRDDHNMALAVILVDEHIKAETLERLNALEACVWAQYAVI
- the mqnF gene encoding aminofutalosine deaminase family hydrolase; the encoded protein is MEILKAKKIITGGENPKIFKNSCVVIDEGKILEILNEKEAQKKFKEAKICDFDDSVVAPAFINSHVHLEFSSNVSTLKCGDFIKWLGSIIDKGGELAKMDAKKAMNEAINSMLKSGVCTIGEISSFGSDLEILAASPLKVVLFSEILGSNEQLCEQNLQNFLAKFEKTKGYKSKNFTPAISLHSPYSVHPKLAKAALEMAKKDELLVSTHFLESKAEKQWLERGTGGFKKHLLRFNPAPKPMYDTKSYFEMFREINTLFTHCVYVSDFAKFKPYHSVTHCAVSNRLLGKKALNLKEIFKNDVSLNIGTDGLSSNISLNFWHELRAALFTHASLDLNELATRLFVAATHGGAKALRTNNGEIKAGRAADIAIYSDLECDDSELILQLILHTNEAKKLYIGGKICKF
- the folK gene encoding 2-amino-4-hydroxy-6-hydroxymethyldihydropteridine diphosphokinase, with the protein product MRLAGARKIARSRFCPSFFHKRDEFKYEALVGMGGNIGDSAKRFDRFIRAITSDSRFHVVEVSPILINAAFGYEVQDDFSNAVINLQTSLGPRNLLKILRHYESKFKRVRTFKNAPRTLDLDILYFSKKVYKTPRLIVPHPGADKRLSVIVPLGLMRG
- the aroQ gene encoding type II 3-dehydroquinate dehydratase; the protein is MDKKLKIMVIQGPNINMLGAREPGIYGVMKMEDIHSQMKIVADQNDVEIEFFQSNLEGELVDKIQECLGDADGIIINPAAYTHTSIAIRDALSAVALPVIEVHISNVYRREEFRHKSLIAPVAAGQIVGFGPVGYHLAMIGMLQIFEQIKAVRANQNAQ
- the sppA gene encoding signal peptide peptidase SppA, with amino-acid sequence MQILRLIFRGILGIFKFISNYFKAIIFLLILFFVFAPDGKMKEPNLARIDITGTIMDTSEILDALEKARLDNNIKGVLLYIDSPGGALSPSVELAMAVKRLKESKKVLAYAAGNMASGSYYAGVNADTIIANPGAFIGSIGVIMQGANIENLAKNLGVSEQVVKAGEFKEAGTFMRSWSKQERESLQGLVNDAYMLFVSDVAEARNLDIKKKDEWANARVFLAHNALKIGLIDSLGSYIDAQNELAKMSLVDEPVWQEKPQIEKIMEKFTKQGINSLFSAFFETKLK
- a CDS encoding SelT/SelW/SelH family (seleno)protein produces the protein MQVKIIYCNSUNYRPVASRVEDEIKANFSDARVEKVIGDGGNFIVEVNGDVIFSKKDRIGNDEARFPHGEEITTLINKYLKEKSA
- the efp gene encoding elongation factor P; translated protein: MASYSMGDLKKGLKIEIDGVPYKIVEYQHVKPGKGAAFVRAKIKSFIDGKVLEKTFHAGDKCEQPHLEEKEMQYLYDDGEYCQFMDTVTYEQVAISDEDVGDVKKWMIDGMMVEILFHNGNAIGVEVPQVVELKIVETPPNFKGDTQGGKKPATLESGAVVQIPFHVLEGEVIRVDTVRGEYIERANK
- a CDS encoding DJ-1 family glyoxalase III, whose amino-acid sequence is MKKVAVILAEGFEEIEALTSVDVLRRAGAIASIIGLNDVNIKGCHNICVKADVTLREMKELDYDAIVLPGGLPGASNLANDTRLKAILQNFDKSNKLICAICAAPMVLESAGVLKDHFVCYPGFEENVRSDKRGYMSDKNVLKDQNIITGKGPAFSMEFALFIVKNLLGDEAYLQVKNDLLYK
- a CDS encoding glutamate--tRNA ligase family protein codes for the protein MRPDQGINDYLPPNGGIVSRIAPTPSGFLHAGNAYNFILTYLLTRSVSGILHLRIDDYDLSRYRREFVQNIFDVLEFLGLECDKGPVYTSDFEQNFSFKVRAKRYEDVLKKLDEIYICECSRTTKGAYKNDIYTKICKDKNLKFIKDKTAIRLNIDEDDELGKAVSAQMGDFVIYKKDFTPAYNFASVIDDEDMGVNLVVRGEDLLPCTLAQRYIAKRLKFNFSEATFIHHKLLLKDGKKLSKSSKSPPIDLRSNPQIYYKILANDLGLDIKSTDKISNLLYEFKLKNIAKNFCKV
- a CDS encoding M24 family metallopeptidase, whose translation is MNFILKDENAVFYECGYSCDNEFLLCLDGVKYFFTDARYYFEAKSCVNAGVVVLLAQRNLISEVRAFLRKIKPSSLVFNPDELSLSEFNALSKGFKINFKPKANFSRLKRICKSEDEIKILKKASEFGAKCFDEFAKFVRENGEGMSEKELHFNASLIFRQKNELGLSFDPIVAINENAAKAHALPGDKILKKGDLLLLDAGVKFNRYCSDRTRTACFDENFNFSKEQKFTNAKMQEIYEIVKEAQAAAIKVARAGIRACEIDLVARNVIAKAGYEKAFFHSTGHGVGVDIHELPVISARSETLIKEGMVFSVEPGIYLENEFGVRIEDVVVAREGGCEIL